The Rhizobium sp. BG4 genomic sequence TGCCTATCGTTTCTGGGGTCTGGTGGATTCCAACCTGCACCTCGTCTGCCCGGCCGAAGGCGGCCAGATGTATCTGCTCGGCACCGACCGTCTCGGCCGCGACGTGCTCTCGCGCATCCTCTACGGCGCCCGTATCTCGCTGACCATCGGCCTGATCGGCATCACCATCAGCTTCGTGCTCGGTATCGTCATCGGCGGTCTGGCCGGCTATCGCGGCGGTGTCTTCGACCTCATCGTCCAGCGCATGATCGAGGTGCTGCAATCGCTGCCGAGCCTGCCGCTCTGGATGGCGCTCGCCGCCATCATGCCGGTGACCTGGAGCCCGATCGTCATCTATTTCGGCATCACGGTCATTCTCGGCATCATCGACTGGACGGGACTGGCGCGCGCCGTCCGATCCAAGCTTCTGGCGCTGCGCGAGGAAGATTATGTGCAGGCGGCGCAGCTGATGGGCGCCAGCACCCCGCGCATCATCGGCCGCCATCTGGTGCCCGGTTTCATGTCGCATCTCATTGCGTCGGCTACCATTTCCATTCCCGGCATGATCCTCGGCGAGACGGCCCTGTCCTTCCTCGGCCTCGGTCTGCGCCCGCCGATCACCAGCTGGGGCATCTTGCTCACGGAAGCAAAAAGCGTAAGTGTGATTGCCTTCTACCCTTGGCTGCTTTTTCCGATTATTCCGGTGGTTCTCGTCATTTTAGCCTTCAACTTTCTGGGAGACGGCTTGCGCGATGCAGCAGACCCCTACAAATAACAGGGCGCCCGGCGGCTGTCTGATCCGCTGTCGCGCGGCCTCCGGAAAGCGGGGGCGATAATGTCGTTCGCCCCAGAGGTATTGCCCATGGCCAGACGTGTCGAAGACGCGCGCATCCTGATGTACAGCCACGATACGTTCGGTCTCGGCCACCTGCGCCGCTGCCGGACCATCGCCCATGCGCTGGTCGAGGATTATCGCGGCCTGAACATCCTGATCATCTCCGGCGCTACGATCGCCGGCGCCTTCGATTACCGCGCCCGCGTCGATTTTGTGAAGATCCCGAGCGTCATCAAGCTTCGCAACGGCGAATATACGTCGATGGCGAGCCATATTGATCTTCAGGATACGCTGAAGATGCGCGAATCGAGCATCCGCCACACGGCGGAAACCTTCCAGCCGGATATCTTCATCGTTGACAAGGAGCCCATGGGCCTGAAGGGCGAAGTCGAGGATACGCTCGCCTATCTCAAGGCCCGCGGCACGACGCTAGTGCTTGGCCTGCGCGAAATCATGGACGCCCCGCATCTGCTCGACGCCGAGTGGAAGCGCAACGGCATCATGCAGAAGATCGATCAGTATTACGACAGCGTCTGGGTCTATGGCCCGCCGGATTTCTACGACCCGCTCGTTGGTCTCGACGTTCCCGCCAATGTCCGCCGCAAGATGGATTTCGTCGGCTTCCTGCAGCGCAGCGTCTCCAAGAGCAAGAAGTCGCTGAACACGCCGAAGGACAACTATATCCTGGTGACCACCGGCGGTGGCGGCGATGGCTCAGATCTCGTCCATGACGTGATGAACGCCTACGAACAGGACCAGACGCTGCAGCAGAAGGCGCTCGTCGTCCTCGGCCCCTATATGCCCGCGGCGGAACGCACCAAGCTCGTCAAGAAGGGCGAGAAGATCGCGGCGATCGAGGTCATCGAGTTCGACAATCACATGGAAGAACTGATCGCCGGGGCAACCGCTGTCGTCGCCATGGGCGGCTACAATACCTATTGCGAGATTCTCTCGTTCGACAAGCCGGCGCTGATCGTGCCGCGCGTCAAGCCGCGCGAAGAGCAGCTGCTGCGCGCCCAGCGCGCCAGCGAACTCGGCCTCGTCGATATGCTGCTGCCGGACCAGTCAGCCAATCCGGCTGTGATGGCTGAGGCGCTGAAGCGCCTTCCGAGCCGCCTGCCGCCGTCGAAAAGCGGCTGCAACATGCGCCTCGAAGGCCTTGATCATATCTCGGAGACAGTCGGCCACTGGCTCGACAACCGCGGCGGCCACCTTTCCCTCGTCGGCGCAGAGTGAAGACAACAGCCTTGCCAGAACGCCGGAAGATCCTCGTCGTGCTGAAGGGCTATCCACGCCTTTCGGAAACCTTCATCGCGCAGGAACTGCTCGGCCTCGAGAAGGCCGGCTTCGACCTGACGCTGATTTCCATGCGCCGGCCGACCGACAAGAAGCGGCATCCTGTCCACGACGAGATCAAGGCCCGCGTCGTCTACCTGCCGGAATACCTGCACGAGGAGCCATTCCGCGTTCTGAAAGGCCTGTTTGCTGGTTTCGGCAAGGCGGGTTTCGGCGCATTGTTGAAGCGCTTCATGGCCGACCTGCCGCGCGATATCTCCCGCAACCGCTTTCGCCGTCTCGGCCAGGCGCTGGTGCTTGCCCGCGAATGGCCCGACAACGGCCGCTGGCTGCATGCCCATTTCATCCACACTCCGGCATCCGTCACCGAATATGCAAGCATCCTGACGGGCACGCCCTGGACCGTTTCGGCGCATGCCAAGGATATCTGGACGTCGCCGGATTGGGAGTTGAACGAGAAGCTCTCGAGCGCCCGCTGGGCGGTGACGTGCACGCGCACCGGCTACGAGCATATGCGCACGCTGACCAGCCGTCCGGATGCGGTGCATCTCAGCTATCACGGGCTCGACCTCGCCCGCTTCGGCCATTTCTCCGGCGAACGTTCGCTGCGGGACGGCTCGTCGGCCGATGATCCGGTCTTCCTGCTCAGCGTCGGCCGCGCCGTCGAGAAGAAGGGCTACGACATCCTGCTGCGGGCGCTCGCGCTTCTGCCGCCGGAGCTCAACTGGCGGCTGGATCATATTGGCGGCGGCGAGGAGCTGTCGAAGCTGAAGTCCATCGCCAATGAGCTCGGTCTCGGCAAGCGTATCGCCTGGAAAGGCGCACTCGCCCAGGAAGACGTGCTGGATCACTACCGCCGCGCCGATCTCTTCGTACTCGCCTGCCGCATCGCCGCCAATGGCGACCGCGATGGCCTGCCGAATGTCCTCGTCGAGGCATCAAGCCAGCGGCTCGCCTGCCTCTCCACCAATATTTCCGGCGTGCCCGAGCTGCTGACGGATGGCGAGAACGGCCTGGTCGTTCCCCCGGAAGATCCGAAGGCCCTGGCGGCAGCCCTTGAAAGGGCGATCCGCGATCCGGCGCTGCGCCATCGGCTGGGCGATGCCGCCGAGCAGCGGGTGCGGGCGCAATTTGACTATCACTCTAGCATCGCGCAGCTGACACAGCTTTTCGAAGACGAATGGCGGAAAGACCCATGAGCGCCAAGCGCGTTTTCTTCTACGTCCAGCATCTGCTCGGCATCGGCCATATCGCCCGCGCCAGCCGCATCGCCAATGCGATGGCGAAGGATGGTTTCGACGTCACCGTCGTGACGGGCGGTCTGCCGGTGCCCGGCTTCCCGGCCGAGGGCTTGAAGACCATCGCCTTGCCGGCGGTCGTTGCCGGCAAGGCCGGTTTCTCCGGCCTCGCGGATGCCAACGGCAATCCGGCAACGGAAGATTTCCTCAATGCGCGTCGCGACCAGCTGCTCGCCGCATTCGCGAACGCCAAGCCCGACGCCGTCATCATCGAGGCCTTCCCCTTCGGCCGCCGCCAGATGCGCTTCGAACTGCTGCCACTGCTCGATGCCATCGCTGCAGCCA encodes the following:
- a CDS encoding ABC transporter permease, with the protein product MSPLPPPGAPLEHFVSTTPFDPHAQETMTSAQSRIHLASQKQLMWWKFKQHRLALVSGIFLAFVYFAILIVEFLAPYGLHSRNVDYIHSPPQRVHFFDKGEFVGPFVYGRSMQLDIDTLRRIYTEKPNDIQPIRFFCRGDAYRFWGLVDSNLHLVCPAEGGQMYLLGTDRLGRDVLSRILYGARISLTIGLIGITISFVLGIVIGGLAGYRGGVFDLIVQRMIEVLQSLPSLPLWMALAAIMPVTWSPIVIYFGITVILGIIDWTGLARAVRSKLLALREEDYVQAAQLMGASTPRIIGRHLVPGFMSHLIASATISIPGMILGETALSFLGLGLRPPITSWGILLTEAKSVSVIAFYPWLLFPIIPVVLVILAFNFLGDGLRDAADPYK
- a CDS encoding glycosyltransferase family protein produces the protein MARRVEDARILMYSHDTFGLGHLRRCRTIAHALVEDYRGLNILIISGATIAGAFDYRARVDFVKIPSVIKLRNGEYTSMASHIDLQDTLKMRESSIRHTAETFQPDIFIVDKEPMGLKGEVEDTLAYLKARGTTLVLGLREIMDAPHLLDAEWKRNGIMQKIDQYYDSVWVYGPPDFYDPLVGLDVPANVRRKMDFVGFLQRSVSKSKKSLNTPKDNYILVTTGGGGDGSDLVHDVMNAYEQDQTLQQKALVVLGPYMPAAERTKLVKKGEKIAAIEVIEFDNHMEELIAGATAVVAMGGYNTYCEILSFDKPALIVPRVKPREEQLLRAQRASELGLVDMLLPDQSANPAVMAEALKRLPSRLPPSKSGCNMRLEGLDHISETVGHWLDNRGGHLSLVGAE
- a CDS encoding glycosyltransferase; the encoded protein is MPERRKILVVLKGYPRLSETFIAQELLGLEKAGFDLTLISMRRPTDKKRHPVHDEIKARVVYLPEYLHEEPFRVLKGLFAGFGKAGFGALLKRFMADLPRDISRNRFRRLGQALVLAREWPDNGRWLHAHFIHTPASVTEYASILTGTPWTVSAHAKDIWTSPDWELNEKLSSARWAVTCTRTGYEHMRTLTSRPDAVHLSYHGLDLARFGHFSGERSLRDGSSADDPVFLLSVGRAVEKKGYDILLRALALLPPELNWRLDHIGGGEELSKLKSIANELGLGKRIAWKGALAQEDVLDHYRRADLFVLACRIAANGDRDGLPNVLVEASSQRLACLSTNISGVPELLTDGENGLVVPPEDPKALAAALERAIRDPALRHRLGDAAEQRVRAQFDYHSSIAQLTQLFEDEWRKDP